One part of the Bradyrhizobium sp. CB1650 genome encodes these proteins:
- a CDS encoding ribonuclease T2: MFHSRLQPFSRLMISLALAAGLTSLAGATMAQDKRQNAPGEFDFYVLSLSWSPSFCEEAAERGRGGGRSHIQCDGRPYSFVVHGLWPQYENGFPEYCQRPAPRLNRSIVSSMLDLMPAPGLIFNEWDKHGTCSGLTDRNYFETIRKARAVIKIPAEYLDLSQTKTVAPAEVEDAFIKANPGLSNAAVSVTCNRTRLSEVRICLSKDLQFRACDEIERRACRRDQVTMPPIRGG, encoded by the coding sequence ATGTTTCATTCCAGATTGCAGCCGTTTTCCCGTTTGATGATCTCGCTCGCGCTTGCCGCCGGGCTGACGTCGCTCGCCGGCGCCACGATGGCACAGGACAAGCGGCAGAATGCGCCGGGCGAATTCGATTTCTACGTCCTGTCGCTGTCGTGGTCGCCGTCGTTCTGCGAAGAGGCCGCAGAGCGCGGCCGCGGCGGCGGACGCTCCCACATCCAGTGCGATGGACGGCCCTATTCCTTCGTGGTGCACGGGCTCTGGCCGCAATATGAGAACGGCTTCCCGGAATACTGCCAGCGGCCGGCGCCGCGGCTGAACCGCAGCATCGTCTCCTCGATGCTCGACCTGATGCCGGCGCCGGGCCTGATCTTCAACGAGTGGGACAAGCACGGCACGTGCTCGGGCCTGACCGACCGCAATTATTTCGAGACAATCCGCAAGGCACGCGCGGTGATCAAGATTCCGGCCGAATATCTTGACCTGTCGCAGACCAAGACCGTGGCGCCGGCCGAGGTCGAGGACGCCTTCATCAAGGCCAATCCGGGCCTCAGCAATGCGGCCGTCTCTGTGACTTGCAACCGGACACGACTGTCCGAAGTCCGCATCTGCCTCAGCAAGGATCTGCAATTCCGGGCCTGCGACGAGATCGAACGCCGCGCCTGCCGCCGCGATCAGGTAACCATGCCGCCGATCAGGGGCGGTTAA
- a CDS encoding DUF3617 family protein, translating into MTRLALLGSAACLVLSASAAWADDLPTRKAGLWEMKMVRTGSPMPEMTMQHCTDETVDKEMSNNVSPMAKQICSKQDIKKTATGYVSDSECSVAGVTTTSHVEITGDFNSAYTVKTTSHAQGGVAGAAGRDATTTIEAKWLGACKPDQKPGDIVMPGGFKMNMRDADKLKNLLPK; encoded by the coding sequence ATGACGCGGCTTGCTTTGCTTGGTTCGGCCGCTTGCCTCGTGTTGTCGGCAAGCGCCGCCTGGGCTGACGATCTGCCGACGCGCAAGGCTGGCCTGTGGGAGATGAAGATGGTCAGGACCGGCTCGCCAATGCCGGAAATGACCATGCAGCACTGCACCGACGAGACCGTCGACAAGGAGATGAGCAACAACGTCTCCCCGATGGCCAAGCAGATCTGCTCCAAGCAGGACATCAAGAAGACGGCGACGGGCTATGTCAGCGATTCCGAGTGCAGCGTCGCCGGCGTGACCACGACGTCGCACGTCGAGATCACCGGCGATTTCAATTCGGCCTACACGGTGAAGACCACCTCGCACGCGCAAGGCGGTGTGGCCGGCGCGGCAGGGCGCGATGCCACCACGACGATCGAAGCCAAGTGGTTAGGGGCTTGCAAGCCGGATCAGAAGCCCGGCGACATCGTGATGCCCGGCGGCTTCAAGATGAACATGCGCGACGCCGACAAGCTGAAGAACCTGCTGCCGAAGTAA
- a CDS encoding ATP-binding protein translates to MSTIDTGLTLLRSAAGRVSAANGWMGNAFKGWMPTGLYARALLIMIVPMVVLQSVVAFVFMERHWNTVTRRLSAAVVQDIAALIDVYKGYPQDKDRDRIRRIAQQRLGLVVDFLPAGDMPPPGPKPFFSLLDQTLSVQLGRQIGRSFWIDTVGRSNLVEIRIQLDDAVMRVFAQRSAAYASNSEIFLFWMVGTSSILLIVAVLFLRNQIRPILRLADAAESFGKGREAPNFRPRGAREVRRAAVAFLEMKSRIERTMEQRTAMLAGVSHDLRTILTRFKLELALIGDSPELEGMRKDVDEMSMMLEDYLAFARGDSGEQAQPTDMAQALEELRSDAERHGHTATVTFHGLPVVTVKPASFKRCLANLVTNAARYGKAIAIAGQRDHRYLTVTVDDDGPGIPVHLREEVFKPFLRLDNARNQDEGGTGLGLAIARDIARSHGGDITLGDSPMGGLRASVRIPV, encoded by the coding sequence ATGAGCACGATCGATACCGGGCTGACGCTGCTGAGAAGCGCCGCCGGCCGCGTCTCCGCCGCCAATGGCTGGATGGGCAACGCGTTCAAGGGCTGGATGCCGACCGGCCTCTACGCCCGCGCGCTGCTCATCATGATCGTGCCAATGGTGGTGCTGCAATCCGTCGTCGCCTTCGTGTTCATGGAGCGGCACTGGAATACGGTGACGCGCAGACTATCCGCCGCGGTGGTGCAGGACATCGCCGCCCTGATCGACGTCTACAAGGGCTATCCGCAGGACAAGGACCGCGACCGGATCCGCCGCATCGCCCAGCAGCGCTTGGGGCTGGTGGTGGATTTCCTGCCTGCCGGCGATATGCCGCCGCCGGGACCGAAGCCGTTCTTCTCGCTGCTCGACCAGACGCTGTCGGTGCAGCTCGGCCGCCAGATCGGGCGCTCCTTCTGGATCGACACGGTCGGCCGCTCCAACCTCGTCGAGATCCGTATCCAGCTCGACGATGCCGTGATGCGCGTGTTCGCGCAGCGCAGCGCCGCCTATGCCTCGAACTCCGAGATCTTCCTGTTCTGGATGGTCGGCACGTCTTCGATCCTGCTGATCGTCGCGGTGCTGTTCCTGCGCAACCAGATCAGGCCGATCCTGCGCCTTGCGGACGCGGCCGAAAGCTTTGGCAAGGGCCGCGAGGCGCCGAACTTCAGGCCTCGCGGTGCGCGCGAAGTGCGGCGCGCAGCCGTCGCCTTCCTCGAAATGAAATCGCGCATCGAGCGCACGATGGAGCAGCGCACCGCGATGCTCGCCGGCGTCAGCCACGATCTGCGCACCATCCTCACCCGCTTCAAGCTCGAGCTGGCGTTGATCGGCGACAGCCCCGAGTTGGAAGGCATGCGCAAGGACGTCGATGAGATGTCGATGATGCTGGAGGATTACCTGGCCTTCGCCCGCGGCGATTCCGGCGAGCAAGCGCAGCCGACCGACATGGCGCAGGCGCTCGAAGAATTGCGCAGCGACGCCGAACGCCACGGGCACACCGCGACCGTGACGTTCCACGGTCTGCCCGTGGTGACGGTGAAGCCGGCCTCGTTCAAGCGCTGTCTCGCAAACCTCGTCACCAATGCCGCGCGCTACGGCAAGGCCATCGCCATCGCCGGCCAGCGCGATCACCGTTATTTGACCGTCACGGTCGACGACGACGGACCGGGCATTCCAGTCCATCTGCGCGAAGAGGTGTTCAAGCCGTTCCTGCGCCTGGACAATGCCCGCAACCAGGACGAAGGCGGTACGGGTCTCGGCCTTGCGATCGCCCGCGACATCGCCCGCTCGCATGGCGGCGACATCACGCTCGGCGACAGCCCGATGGGCGGCTTGCGCGCGAGCGTGCGGATACCGGTGTAG
- a CDS encoding response regulator transcription factor, with product MNVPLAATLARPPARPADDAPHLLLVDDDRRIRDLLSRFLAGEGYRVTTAASASDARAKLLGLHFDLLILDVMMPGETGFDLARFIRQSSSVPIVMLTARHEAEARIEGLQIGADDYVAKPFEPRELALRIINILKRAAPPPQAATVEKIAFGPYVFHLDRGELRQGEEVIHLTDREREMLRILSETPGETVPRSALTGNGSVNERAVDVQINRLRRKIETDPANPLFLQAVRGIGYRLVAAP from the coding sequence GTGAACGTGCCGCTCGCTGCCACTCTCGCACGTCCGCCGGCGCGCCCGGCCGACGATGCCCCGCATCTCCTTTTGGTCGACGATGATCGCCGCATTCGCGATCTGTTGTCGCGCTTTCTCGCCGGCGAAGGCTACCGCGTCACCACCGCCGCGAGCGCGTCCGATGCCCGCGCAAAGCTCCTGGGACTGCATTTCGACCTGTTGATCCTCGACGTCATGATGCCCGGCGAGACCGGCTTCGACCTCGCGCGCTTCATCCGCCAGTCCTCGTCGGTGCCGATCGTGATGCTGACGGCGCGGCATGAGGCGGAAGCCCGGATCGAGGGGCTTCAGATCGGCGCGGACGACTACGTGGCGAAGCCGTTCGAGCCGCGCGAGCTCGCGCTGCGCATCATCAATATCCTCAAGCGCGCCGCGCCGCCGCCGCAGGCCGCGACGGTCGAGAAGATCGCTTTCGGCCCGTACGTCTTCCATCTCGATCGCGGCGAATTACGCCAGGGCGAGGAGGTCATTCACCTCACCGACCGCGAGCGCGAGATGTTGCGGATCCTCTCGGAGACGCCCGGCGAAACCGTGCCACGCAGCGCACTGACCGGAAACGGCAGTGTGAACGAGCGCGCCGTCGACGTGCAGATCAACCGCCTGCGGCGCAAGATCGAGACCGACCCGGCCAATCCGCTGTTCCTTCAGGCGGTGCGCGGCATCGGCTACCGGCTGGTGGCCGCGCCGTAA
- a CDS encoding MarR family transcriptional regulator, whose amino-acid sequence MPDINFATSSHDAAEPKPAATDGGNLRWDIIELLFFAYRDFVGDPDQELEAFGFGRAHHRVLHFVYRYPGLKVADLLDVLRITKQSLGRVLKQLLDEGYIVQKTGDNDRRQRLLYATPKGEALVQKLAGLQTTRITKALAEMGPQDAETVKRFLRAMIDRDDPDKVLETIFASGNPDAKE is encoded by the coding sequence ATGCCTGACATAAATTTCGCGACATCCTCTCATGACGCCGCCGAGCCCAAGCCGGCGGCGACCGACGGAGGCAATTTGCGCTGGGATATCATCGAGCTCCTGTTCTTCGCCTATCGCGATTTCGTCGGCGATCCCGACCAGGAGCTGGAGGCTTTTGGCTTCGGCCGGGCCCATCACCGCGTCCTGCACTTCGTCTACCGCTATCCCGGCCTCAAGGTCGCCGACCTCCTGGACGTGCTGCGCATCACCAAGCAGTCGCTCGGGCGCGTGCTCAAGCAGCTCCTGGACGAGGGCTACATCGTGCAGAAGACCGGCGACAACGACCGCCGCCAGCGCCTGCTCTACGCGACGCCGAAGGGCGAGGCGCTGGTGCAGAAGCTCGCAGGACTCCAGACCACGCGGATCACCAAGGCGCTCGCCGAAATGGGTCCGCAGGACGCCGAGACCGTCAAGCGCTTCCTGCGCGCGATGATCGACCGCGACGATCCGGACAAGGTGCTCGAGACGATCTTCGCCTCGGGCAATCCTGACGCAAAGGAGTGA
- a CDS encoding branched-chain amino acid aminotransferase, whose protein sequence is MSMKFDIQPAANPTSEKDRVAKLVDPGFGRVFTDHMAIVRYNQAKGGWHDARVEARTNFQLDPAGAVLHYAQEIFEGLKAYRRDDGGVNLFRPDANARRFKASAERMAMAPLPEEVFIEAVEQVVRIDRAWIPGGEGSLYLRPFMIASEIFLGVKPSSEYIFAVIASPVGSYFKGGPAPVSIWVSENFTRAAVGGTGAVKCGGNYAASLRAQAEAIANGCDQVVFLDAVERRYIEELGGMNVFFVFDDGSLSTPPLGTILPGITRDSIIALAKDAGTPVREEPYTIDQWRADAASGKLKEAFACGTAAVISPIGKVRSASGDFVINGGAAGPVAMGLRKQLVDIQYGRTNDPHDWIRQVV, encoded by the coding sequence ATGAGCATGAAATTCGATATCCAGCCCGCAGCCAATCCGACCTCCGAGAAGGACCGGGTGGCCAAGCTCGTGGACCCCGGCTTCGGGCGGGTTTTCACCGATCACATGGCGATCGTCCGCTATAACCAGGCCAAGGGCGGCTGGCACGACGCGCGCGTCGAGGCGCGCACCAATTTCCAGCTCGATCCCGCCGGTGCCGTCCTGCACTACGCGCAGGAGATTTTTGAAGGCCTCAAGGCCTACAGGCGCGACGACGGCGGTGTGAACCTGTTCCGCCCCGACGCCAATGCGCGGCGCTTCAAGGCCTCGGCCGAGCGGATGGCGATGGCGCCGCTGCCTGAAGAGGTCTTCATCGAAGCGGTCGAGCAGGTCGTGCGCATCGACCGCGCCTGGATCCCGGGCGGCGAGGGCAGCCTTTACCTGCGGCCCTTCATGATCGCGAGCGAGATCTTCCTCGGCGTGAAGCCGTCCTCCGAATACATTTTCGCGGTCATTGCCTCGCCGGTCGGCTCTTACTTCAAGGGCGGACCCGCGCCGGTGTCGATCTGGGTCTCGGAGAACTTCACGCGCGCCGCGGTCGGCGGCACCGGTGCGGTCAAATGCGGCGGCAATTACGCCGCAAGCCTGCGCGCACAGGCCGAGGCGATCGCCAATGGTTGCGATCAGGTCGTTTTCCTCGACGCGGTCGAGCGCCGCTACATCGAGGAGCTCGGCGGCATGAACGTGTTCTTCGTGTTCGACGACGGGTCGCTCTCGACGCCGCCGCTCGGCACGATCCTGCCGGGCATCACCCGCGACTCCATCATCGCGCTCGCCAAGGATGCCGGCACGCCGGTGCGCGAGGAGCCCTACACGATCGATCAGTGGCGGGCGGACGCCGCCAGCGGCAAGCTGAAGGAAGCGTTTGCCTGCGGCACGGCGGCGGTGATCTCGCCGATCGGCAAGGTGCGCTCGGCCAGCGGCGATTTCGTCATCAACGGCGGTGCGGCCGGCCCCGTCGCCATGGGGCTGCGCAAGCAGCTCGTCGACATCCAGTACGGCCGCACCAACGACCCGCACGACTGGATCAGGCAGGTCGTCTGA
- a CDS encoding branched-chain amino acid aminotransferase, translated as MGVSFDNIDGVIWFDGKLVPWKEANVHVLTHGLHYASCVFEGERAYGGRVFRSRAHSERLKASAGILDFEIPYSVAEIDAAKQLVIDGNGLSNAYLRPIAWRGSEMMGVSAPNNAIHLAIAAWSWPSYFDPAERLKGIRIDLAEYRRPDPRTIPALAKASGLYMICTISKHRAERNGYADAMMLDWEGRVAECTGANIFFVRDGKLHTPIADCFLPGITRATVIELAQRRGIEVVERRIMPEELDGFTECFITGSAAEVTPVSEIASWKFTPGAICEQLMRDYAVEVQPKGKQAAA; from the coding sequence ATGGGAGTTTCATTCGACAACATCGACGGCGTCATCTGGTTCGACGGCAAGCTCGTGCCGTGGAAGGAGGCCAATGTCCATGTGCTGACCCATGGCCTGCATTACGCGAGCTGCGTGTTCGAAGGCGAGCGCGCCTATGGCGGCAGGGTGTTCAGGAGCAGGGCGCATTCCGAGCGGCTGAAGGCGTCGGCGGGCATCCTCGATTTCGAGATTCCCTATTCGGTCGCCGAGATCGATGCGGCAAAACAGCTTGTGATCGACGGCAACGGGCTGTCAAATGCCTACCTTCGCCCGATCGCCTGGCGCGGCTCGGAGATGATGGGCGTCTCGGCGCCGAACAACGCCATCCATCTGGCGATCGCCGCCTGGAGCTGGCCGAGCTATTTCGATCCCGCAGAGAGGCTGAAAGGCATCCGCATCGATCTTGCCGAGTACCGCCGGCCCGATCCGCGCACGATCCCTGCACTCGCCAAGGCGAGCGGTCTCTACATGATCTGCACCATCTCCAAGCATCGGGCTGAACGGAACGGCTACGCCGATGCGATGATGCTGGACTGGGAGGGGCGCGTTGCCGAATGCACTGGCGCCAACATCTTCTTCGTCCGCGACGGCAAGCTGCACACGCCGATCGCCGATTGCTTCCTGCCGGGCATCACGCGCGCGACCGTGATCGAGCTGGCGCAGCGCCGCGGCATCGAGGTGGTCGAGCGCCGCATCATGCCGGAGGAGCTCGACGGGTTCACCGAGTGCTTCATCACCGGCTCCGCCGCGGAGGTGACCCCTGTCTCCGAGATTGCGAGCTGGAAGTTCACCCCGGGAGCAATCTGCGAGCAGTTGATGCGGGACTACGCGGTGGAGGTGCAGCCCAAGGGCAAGCAGGCGGCGGCGTAG
- the hisS gene encoding histidine--tRNA ligase, whose translation MAEKSKKPQKLKARLPRGLEDRDPAAIRATRQMVEKIRAVYELYGFEPVETPAMEYTDALGKFLPDQDRPNEGVFSFQDDDEQWISLRYDLTAPLARYVAENFDTLPKPYRSYRAGYVFRNEKPGPGRFRQFMQFDADTVGSATPAADAEICMMAADTMEALGITRGSYVVKVNNRKVLDGVLESIGLGGDENAGRRLTVLRAVDKFDRLGLPGVRDLLGEGRKDESGDFTKGAGLDSTQIQGIVDFVFVSSTPSALPESGQVSSGSLAVGDSMPMSYSQSEMLDVLLDRFGHAELARQGVNELKEIAKLVGAAGYGTDRIKIDPSVVRGLEYYTGPVYEVELLLDTKDEKGRPVRFGSVGGGGRYDGLVSRFRGEPVPATGFSIGVSRLQAALTLLGKLDTRPEFGPVVVTVFDRDRVADYQKMVATLRGAGIRAELYLGNPKNMGNQLKYADRRNAPCVIIQGSDEKARGEVQIKDLIEGAKAAAAIASNQEWRESRPAQFSCSEAELVTRVREVLARHDVSWG comes from the coding sequence ATGGCCGAGAAATCCAAAAAACCCCAGAAACTGAAGGCGCGCCTGCCGCGCGGGCTCGAGGATCGCGATCCCGCCGCGATCAGGGCGACGCGCCAGATGGTCGAGAAGATCCGCGCCGTCTACGAGCTCTATGGCTTCGAGCCCGTGGAGACGCCGGCGATGGAATATACCGATGCGCTCGGCAAGTTCCTGCCCGACCAGGACCGCCCGAACGAGGGCGTGTTCTCGTTCCAGGACGATGACGAGCAGTGGATCTCCCTGCGTTACGACCTGACCGCGCCGCTGGCCCGTTACGTCGCCGAGAATTTCGATACGCTGCCGAAGCCGTATCGCAGCTACCGCGCCGGCTACGTCTTTCGCAACGAAAAGCCCGGCCCCGGCCGCTTCCGCCAGTTCATGCAGTTCGATGCCGACACGGTGGGCTCCGCGACGCCGGCGGCGGATGCCGAGATCTGCATGATGGCTGCCGATACGATGGAGGCGCTCGGGATTACGCGCGGCTCCTATGTGGTGAAGGTGAACAACCGCAAGGTGCTCGACGGAGTTCTGGAGAGCATCGGCCTTGGTGGTGACGAGAATGCCGGTCGCCGGCTCACCGTGCTGCGCGCTGTAGATAAGTTCGATCGGTTGGGTCTTCCGGGTGTGCGAGACCTGTTAGGTGAAGGTCGCAAAGATGAAAGCGGCGATTTCACGAAGGGCGCGGGACTGGATTCGACGCAGATCCAAGGAATTGTAGACTTCGTCTTTGTGTCCAGCACGCCGAGTGCCTTGCCTGAGAGCGGGCAGGTCAGCAGCGGTTCGCTTGCGGTGGGCGATTCCATGCCGATGTCCTACTCGCAGTCTGAGATGCTGGACGTGCTGTTGGATCGATTTGGTCACGCCGAATTGGCTCGGCAGGGCGTGAATGAATTGAAGGAGATCGCGAAGCTCGTCGGCGCCGCTGGCTATGGTACCGATCGCATCAAGATCGATCCGTCGGTCGTGCGCGGCCTCGAATACTACACCGGTCCCGTCTACGAGGTTGAACTCCTGCTCGACACCAAGGACGAGAAAGGCCGCCCGGTGCGCTTCGGTTCGGTCGGCGGCGGTGGCCGCTATGACGGCCTCGTCTCGCGTTTCCGCGGCGAGCCGGTGCCGGCGACCGGTTTCTCCATCGGCGTGTCGCGTCTTCAGGCCGCGCTGACGCTGCTCGGCAAGCTCGACACGCGGCCCGAATTCGGGCCCGTCGTCGTCACCGTGTTCGATCGCGACCGCGTCGCCGACTATCAGAAGATGGTCGCGACTTTGCGAGGGGCCGGTATCCGCGCCGAACTCTATCTCGGCAATCCCAAGAACATGGGCAACCAGCTCAAATATGCCGACCGCCGCAATGCGCCCTGCGTGATCATTCAGGGGTCTGATGAGAAGGCCCGCGGCGAGGTGCAGATCAAGGATCTGATCGAGGGCGCCAAAGCGGCCGCCGCGATCGCCTCCAATCAGGAGTGGCGCGAGAGCCGTCCGGCGCAGTTCTCATGCAGCGAAGCCGAGCTCGTCACCAGGGTGCGCGAGGTGCTGGCGCGCCATGACGTGAGCTGGGGCTAG
- a CDS encoding tautomerase family protein — protein MPEITISMAEGRTDEQKAGMMRDITQALVKNLGVDAEAVVIQINEAPLRHKMKGGKTFVERAAAAKK, from the coding sequence ATGCCCGAGATCACCATCAGCATGGCCGAAGGCCGCACCGACGAACAGAAGGCCGGCATGATGCGCGACATTACGCAAGCGCTGGTGAAGAATCTCGGCGTCGATGCCGAAGCCGTCGTCATCCAGATCAACGAAGCTCCGCTTCGCCACAAGATGAAGGGCGGCAAGACGTTCGTGGAGCGCGCCGCCGCGGCGAAGAAGTAA
- a CDS encoding hotdog domain-containing protein, giving the protein MDARDFIKIGMSAERTLVVPVQRTVGHFVPGMPMVYATPMMILEMEMTSGDAIRSALQPGWVTVGTEVDIRHLAAALVGATVRTTAKVVAVERRVIRFEVEAFEGVRKLGEGRHARGLVNVELFNKRLGAT; this is encoded by the coding sequence ATGGACGCACGCGATTTCATCAAGATCGGCATGAGTGCCGAGCGCACGCTCGTGGTCCCGGTGCAGCGCACGGTCGGGCATTTCGTGCCAGGTATGCCGATGGTCTATGCGACGCCGATGATGATCCTGGAGATGGAGATGACCTCGGGTGACGCCATCCGCAGCGCGCTTCAACCGGGCTGGGTCACGGTCGGCACCGAGGTCGATATCAGACACCTCGCAGCAGCCCTTGTCGGCGCCACGGTGCGAACCACCGCAAAAGTGGTCGCGGTCGAGCGCCGCGTCATCCGTTTCGAGGTCGAGGCGTTCGAGGGTGTGCGCAAGCTCGGCGAAGGGCGCCATGCCCGCGGCCTCGTCAATGTCGAGCTGTTCAATAAGCGGCTGGGTGCGACATAG
- the proC gene encoding pyrroline-5-carboxylate reductase, giving the protein MANDSTLKNVTGTVLLAGAGKMGGAMLSGWLAGGLDPHRVAVIDPHLSPDISALAAKGVALNPDVTAAGTVETLVVAVKPQSFREAGARLKPFVSDKTSVVSIMAGTTIASLQEVCGGAVVRAMPNTPAAIGRGITVAVAAKNVSAQQRTVADALLRATGSVEWVDDETLMDAVTAVSGSGPAYVFLLAEELARAGVEAGLPEALAIKLARETVSGAGELLHRSDLPSSTLRQNVTSPGGTTAAALEVLMGEPGLRDLMIRAIAAATKRSKELAK; this is encoded by the coding sequence ATGGCGAACGACAGCACTCTCAAAAACGTCACCGGCACTGTCCTCCTCGCGGGCGCCGGCAAGATGGGCGGGGCGATGCTGAGCGGGTGGCTGGCGGGCGGGCTCGATCCGCACCGCGTCGCGGTGATCGATCCGCACCTCTCGCCCGACATCAGCGCGCTCGCGGCAAAGGGCGTTGCGCTCAACCCCGATGTGACGGCGGCCGGCACGGTCGAGACGCTGGTCGTCGCGGTGAAGCCGCAATCCTTCCGCGAGGCCGGCGCCAGGCTGAAGCCGTTCGTCTCGGACAAGACGTCGGTGGTGTCGATCATGGCGGGCACCACGATCGCCTCGCTTCAGGAGGTCTGCGGCGGCGCGGTGGTGCGCGCGATGCCGAACACGCCGGCGGCGATCGGTCGTGGCATCACCGTCGCGGTCGCGGCGAAGAACGTCAGTGCGCAGCAGCGCACGGTGGCCGATGCGCTATTGCGCGCCACCGGCTCGGTGGAATGGGTCGATGACGAAACCCTGATGGATGCGGTGACCGCAGTGTCCGGTTCGGGCCCGGCTTATGTATTCCTGCTTGCCGAAGAGCTCGCGCGTGCTGGCGTAGAAGCCGGCCTGCCCGAGGCGCTCGCAATAAAACTCGCACGCGAGACGGTCTCTGGTGCGGGAGAATTGCTGCACCGTTCGGACCTTCCCTCCAGCACGCTGCGCCAGAACGTGACGTCGCCCGGCGGCACCACGGCCGCTGCGCTCGAAGTGCTGATGGGCGAGCCCGGCCTGCGCGATCTGATGATCCGCGCGATCGCTGCGGCGACGAAGCGCTCGAAGGAGCTGGCGAAGTAG
- a CDS encoding YbjN domain-containing protein, with protein MSLLEGTIDSRNHPLAVVEDIAASNNWPFERSGEDELTIVSKGQWTDYQLSFTWMGEIEALHLACAFDMKIPLARRPEVQRLVAAVNEQLWIGHFDLWTNTGMIMHRQALVLPAGLTASTAQCETMLAGAIHACERYFPAFQFVVWAGKSTTEAMDAAMFDTVGEA; from the coding sequence ATGTCCCTGCTCGAAGGCACTATCGATTCCCGAAACCATCCGCTCGCGGTGGTCGAGGATATCGCCGCCAGCAACAACTGGCCATTCGAACGTTCCGGCGAGGACGAGCTCACCATCGTCTCCAAGGGACAGTGGACCGACTATCAGCTCTCCTTCACGTGGATGGGCGAGATCGAGGCGCTGCATCTGGCATGCGCGTTCGACATGAAGATTCCGCTCGCGCGCCGGCCGGAGGTGCAACGGCTCGTCGCCGCCGTCAACGAGCAATTGTGGATCGGGCATTTCGATCTTTGGACCAACACCGGCATGATCATGCATCGTCAGGCCCTGGTGCTGCCCGCCGGCCTGACCGCCTCGACCGCGCAATGCGAGACCATGCTCGCCGGCGCCATCCATGCCTGCGAGCGCTACTTCCCCGCGTTCCAGTTCGTGGTGTGGGCGGGCAAGAGCACGACCGAGGCGATGGACGCGGCGATGTTCGATACGGTGGGAGAGGCGTAG
- a CDS encoding 6,7-dimethyl-8-ribityllumazine synthase, with product MNQMLQDPQAEASQVQASQVQASQVQTSEQAQTQPPPVPQDPVLEHPRFAKPQRVAFVQACWHREVVEEARIAFLKEAEARHLNHVDVFEVPGSFEIPLHAQILAKTRRYTAIVAAGLVVDGGIYRHEFVADTVIKALMDVQLRTEVPVFSAVLTPQQFHETEVHYDFFRKHFAIKGVEVAEACANTLHGLERLRGQVAAGIVG from the coding sequence ATGAATCAGATGTTGCAAGACCCGCAAGCCGAAGCTTCCCAAGTCCAAGCTTCCCAAGTCCAAGCTTCCCAAGTCCAAACTTCCGAACAGGCCCAAACGCAACCGCCGCCGGTTCCGCAGGACCCGGTGCTCGAGCATCCGCGCTTCGCCAAGCCGCAACGCGTGGCCTTCGTGCAGGCCTGCTGGCACCGCGAGGTGGTCGAGGAGGCCCGCATCGCCTTCCTGAAGGAGGCGGAGGCGCGCCACCTCAATCATGTCGACGTGTTCGAGGTGCCCGGCTCGTTCGAGATTCCGCTGCATGCGCAGATCCTCGCCAAGACCCGGCGCTACACCGCGATCGTGGCGGCCGGCCTCGTCGTCGACGGTGGCATCTACCGCCACGAGTTCGTCGCCGACACCGTGATCAAGGCGCTGATGGACGTGCAGCTCCGCACCGAGGTGCCGGTGTTCTCGGCCGTGCTGACGCCGCAGCAATTCCACGAGACCGAGGTGCATTACGACTTCTTCCGCAAGCACTTCGCGATCAAGGGCGTCGAGGTCGCGGAAGCCTGCGCCAACACGCTGCACGGGCTCGAGCGCCTGCGCGGCCAGGTCGCGGCGGGGATCGTGGGGTAA